acagtcatttgtaattCTAATAGCCCCAGTGTGGCCCCACAAGATTTGGTATGCGGCCCTGGTTTGAATGTCCAGTTGGCCaccatggcctcttcctctaaagccggaccttctgtctcaaggtccctttttccatccagatctaaagtttctaaacttgatggcatggaaattgaatgcttagcaCTCTGATTCAGGCTACAAGCCTatttctaggaaaatttatcacatagtttggaaaacatatatttcatggtgtatcaaccatgattattcctggcattcttttagaattcctaggattcttcagttctTGCAGGATGGTTTAgctaaaggtttatctgccagttctttgaaaggacaaatctctgctctttctgtattatttcacaggaagattgctaaccttcctgatgtttttttttccaggattTAATCcagattaaacctgttattaggcctatttttcctccttggagtcttaacctagtgttaaaAGGTTTACAGGCTCCtatttttgagcctatgcataaattggacattaaactactttcatggaaagtgttgttttttttggccatctcttctgctagaagagtttctgaattatctgctctctcttgtgagtctctttatctgatattccataaaGCTGTTTTGTTGactacatttacatttttaccttaaGTTGTTTCTTCACACAAAAttggtagggaaattgttgttccctccttgtgtcctgataaaaaaaatatgtggatgttgttagagcattgaaatctACCCAATTTCAGTCTGACAGACAGAAAAAGAAGAGATGCTTCCTTGTGCGAATCAGCTTCAAACAAACAGGCAGGTTATGTATCACTCGCTCACAGTATACTCAAAAGGGAGGCAGCactcaagactcgccagaaacacggggcatcaagctccatacggagcttgataaatatgccccatagcctgcAAACAATTGAAGTATCTATAGATGGACTTTTATATATCAGTCAACCTCTACTATCCATCCTACTTGTAATAATTTTCTgtaaactaaaaagaaaaacaaaaaaaaggagaagaaaagagaAAACTATCTAAGTAATGAAggtaagagagagaaagacaaagagcGGGGGAGAGGGGACGgaaaagggggaggagggggttaAGTTCTTGCGCATGCGTAATATTGTTGATGATGAATGTATAAGCTATGTTTGTCTCCATTGTGCTTGTAAAGTTTCCCAATAAAATTTAATATTAAGAAATGTATCTTATCTGTTTTGTTTAAAATAAGAGTAttttgggacttccggtgggcgggctccgGGATAGGCAGCAGAGCTCCGCACCAACTTGCTCTAACTTGCCCAATAAACTACCTTTTGTAGCCCATCCACGGCTAATTTTGCCCCTCATCTACCCAGCTGCCTCTCTGGAGCCCCACGAAAAAATCCTAGGCAGGTCCCGCTGCCCGGAGCGGAGGGGTTACTTGGTGGCGATCCCCTCCTGCACTTTTTCACAGGAGTGATTCCAGCTCCCCCACCGAAGACCCCTATTCTAATACCTCGGAGTGAGGAGACACAATCCTTGGACGCCTACTTGCCGATGTACTTGCGGGGGTCAGTCCGGCTCCCGCTCTCTGCTCCCGGCGATTTCTGACTGCACGGGTCTGCTGTGGGGGACTGCGTTGCAGGCGCGTCTGACGCCATCTTGGGCCCACGTGGCTCGCTGTCCTCTAGAGTCGGCGTAGTGTGGAGTGGAAGGTGAGGCCGAATATTGCAGGGAAAAGCCATTGTAACACCCGATGCCTGATACCCTAGACTCCGGACCCTTGCTCCATTGGACTGTTAGGCGCCTGGACACATGGTCTTTGTTGCCCGTCTGGCAGGGGGGCGACCGAAGGGACATTGAATCGGTTCACTCGCCTGGGAGGATCCTTTGACACTGGAGAGGGCCGTCGTAGGCTCCCTCCGTTAGGCGCTGAAACTCACAAGCACGCCGGGGAGGTGCCCCGTGCTCACAGAGAACTGACGCTACACCGGGTAAGATCATTACACCTGCACCCCCATATGAGCCTCCTCTGCCCCTACATATAACCGGCCACCGCTCCTAGCTGTGTTATGAACACATCACAGAGACACTTGCTTGGTCTGTTTGGTACCAATATACTCCCCTCACGGCCCCTGGACATCTGGACTGGGTCTCTCTTTGTCACTCACGGAGATAACTACTCCTGCATCTGCCTGGCCTTTTGTGGGGTAGAACTTTGCTGGACATTCTTGCTTGACCTCTGCGCCAGAACAGGATACTCTTACAACAGGGACCTGGTGATATAAGTGTTAAGAAAGTAACTTTCTCTGGAGACTGACCGCCTCCTGGCTGCCCCTACATTGCAGGGAGAAAGAAGCGGTCACTTTGCTTTGCAAGGCCTCTAGAGAGGGTAACTGAGTCACGCTGTGCCTGTGCATCTTGTCATCTAGGGGACAGAAACTTTACAGACCCCTATCCGGGGGACACTCTCCTAGAACCCCAGGGTCAATTTTCTCTTTATCATATTGCATAAAGCTGCATTGTACTGCATTGTATATAATTGCTGTCAGTTTTTGCCTCTAACCACTCTTCTTTCCCCTATAAAGCAGCTTGGTTTTGCTCCTTAGCTCACACTGGGACTCTGTCTACTTGCGAGGAGATTACAGACTGGGGTGAGAGCGCAAGAATTCCATGTCCCTCCTGTTGACAGGTTTTGACAATATTTCCTCGGTTGCATACTATTTTGCTCATTGATGGTTGCTGTATTTTGTTCTATAATTGCCTTATCTTGTCTTGGTGTCTTTTTTAGTGGCATCTGCCATTTTACTTTGTAATAGCAACGTAACACCTGCTTTTAATTACCTTACTTCTTCCCTTGACAGTTCTTAGGTATATGGATAAATATTTAACCAACACCCCAATGGCGAGTCGTAGTAAAGCCAATGACCGCCGCCATAGAGTTGCTAGTGATCAAGCCACTCAGGGTCACAGTTCTGAAGCCCCGCTAGGGGGGGAGCAGGTGGAAACCCACCCTATTATAAAACAAATCACCCTACTTTTCATGCCTAAAATTGACAACCTACAAAGGGGTGTAGACACCCTTGCGGGTTAAGTCAAACAGTTCTCAACCAGGATGGGGGAGGCGGAGGGTAGAATATCTGATCTGGAAGACTCTAATATCAGTACGTTGAGTAAAATAGCACACTTAGAGAAACAAAACACGTCCCTCCAGATGAAAATagacgatctagaaaatagattgaGGCGCAATAACATGCGTCTCCTTGGTCTCCCAGAATCCGTTAAACAACAGGAATTGATTCACTTTATAGAAAACACTTTGCCATCACTGCTGAATGTATCTATCAAAGACCTTATTGGAGgggtggaaagggcacacagggtaGGGCCGGATAGACCTAGTCAGAATTTGGAGCAACCTCGCCCCATAATGAtaaaattcttgcattttcaaaccaAAACTGCCATCTTAAGAGCCTACAGAAAAATAGGCGAGCTGATGTTTGAAAACTCAAGGCTAttactgttccaggacttctctgcggaCCTAATGAAACGCCGCAGAGAATTCTCGCCCCTTTGCACACAGCTTCATAAAGAGGGTAAACAGGCCTACCTTTTGTACCCCGCTAGGCTCAAACTGGTTACCCCCAGGGGTTCCAGATTCTTCGAGACCCCAGCTGCTGCCCAGGAATTCTTAGACAAATATGAGCCCCTAGCGCGCAGCCCCACACACAGCCCTCAGAGACAACTGAGAGGGGAGGAGGGTTGAATGGGAAGTTTAGGTATAgctaataaatgtttaattatgtctaATTGTACCAGACTTAAATTGACATAATGGTTGATTGGGCTTGGATACTGACTTTGTCTCAATTAATCACGCTACTATTGGGACCCTCCTTGGGGAAGGACCGGGTGTTTGGCCCGCTCCCAGACACAGGGTCCACACTCGGGACAGCCTTAAAGGGCTGTTCTGGTTGTGATTTCACAAGATTTTGTTACAAAGGTTTTGAGTTCTTAGTTGAGGCAGTTTCTATATGGCTGCTTCCTATTATTGGTGCACATGATGAAAAGTATATCTGTCATAACATGTTAATTTTTACTGATCTTATTATAAATGCTTTATTAGATTGGGTTCTGATGACAAATTTGAATTTCTTTACAGCGCCACTGTTTGCAATATCTGTTCAATGGGGCCTGGCTGGGACTCGGCATGGTGAAGGGCTGAACTGGGAGCCTCTACACACACCGCAAGGTTTGAAAcaatggggttttttgtttttttttctctcgacCCCACAGtcctcttcctttctctccttccccCCACTCCCCCTGTGTTTGTCTGCGATGCCACCTATACCTCACCGCCCTTAGCCATGAAAATGCCCTTAACACTCACATCATACCCActagataagatttaatttatattcctggaatatagggggaatccACTCCCCTATTAAGAGGAAGTCGATTTTaacccaccttaggaaaaaacgtgCAGAGATTGTATTCTTACAGGAGACTCACCTCTCAGACTTAGAACATAGTAAATTGCAGACTGGCTGGGTAGGAAGAGTTTAGTTTGTCTCATATAAATCAGCTAGTAGAGGATTAGCTATACTTTTCGGTAAGCAATTGGAATATGAGATTTTAGATGTGCTTAAAGACCCTGAAGGTAGATACCTGGTGGTGCAGGTTAGAATCTTAGACAACACCTACACcttatgtaacatttatgccccgaacCAAAGAGACAGGAAGTTCTGGGATTCCATCACGACCCTACTCACGCCCTATCTGGGTACCCACATCATTCTAGGCGGAGATTTCAATCTAGCTCCCAACCCCGATTGCGATAGGCTTAGAGACCCTAACAGATGCGCAGCGAGAAGTCTACCCAAAGTTTCTGATAAATTTGAGAGAGAAGTCTTTGAGGGTTTGAGGGGCGCCTTGGATGTCTCAGACGTTTGGCGCCAACGCAACCCCGATGGCAGATACTATACCTGCGTCTCCAGGGCAACGCCCTCCATGTCACACATTGACCTCTTTATGATTTCAAACTCGTTGATCACTCAGGTCATATATACAAAGATCGGTGAAGTTATTGTCTCTGATCACGCTCCTATAGCACTTTTCCTTGATACTACACCCAAGGTGCCCAACAGACGTACCCTGCGTTTCCCAAAATATCTGGTAACGTCCCAAGAATTTCAGTCCTACCTAGTTCACTGTTGGGATGACTATAGGATAAACAATATCCAGCACCTAACTACGCCAGAACTCTTTTGGAGCACGGACAAAGCCGTTCTTTCGGGCAACATCATTGCATTTATGGCCCGTAGAAAAAGGCAATGCACGGAGAAGGTTACAAGATTGAGAGATAGTTTGGCGGATGCCTATCGTGCGTATTGCACTACCCCCTCTCACAACACTTACCGCGCTTACACCGGCATCAAACTGGAGTATGACTCACTTCTTGCGCACCAGGCCTCTCAGGCACTCATACGGACCCGGGGTAAATATTACCGGTACGGGGACAAATCTGGAAAACTTTTGGCCACTCTGGTGAAAATAGGCACCTCCTCCAAGCATATTGCGGCGATTAAGGTCGGGGACAGAGTCCTGAGGGATTCGGGGGCTATTGCAGAGGCCGTTGCCTCCTACTACTCCTCTCTGTACGCAAGCGAACTCCCTACGGGGAACGGGGTGAGGGATCGCTTCTGGGAGACCATCACTCTCCCAAAGCTCTCGGAGGAGCAATTAGCCACGCTGAATGCCCCTATAACAAGAGAAGAGGTAGAAAGAACCATCATGAGCATGTCAATGGGTAAGGCGCCTGGTCCCAATGGCCTACCGATTGAATTCTATCGCCTACTCAAACCGCAAGTGGCCCCCTCCCTCGTGGATCTGTTCTCTGCCTATTCCGAAGGGGAGAAAACCCCCTCCCCGGAATTTCTGTTGGCCTCTATCACATTGATCCATAAAGCGGGTAAGGATTGTTTGCTACCtgagtcttataggccgatttctttattgAATTCGGACTATAAGATCCTTACCAAGTTGTTTGCCGAGAGGCTGAAGTTTATTCTGCCCAATATCATCCATGAGGACCAGACGGGCTTCATGTATGCGCGTTCATCGACGGTTAATGTGCGAAGGTCTTACAGATTGTCCAACACTTCTGGGCGGGTGCCCGTGGTCATAGGGAAGATagaccggaggcctttctgctatccctggacgcggaaaaggccttcgaccgtgtggaGTGGGGTCATCTGTTCCACACCATGGCCAAAGCCAACTTCACCGGTCCCTTCCTTACCCTTATCAAAAATCTCTATCAGGCACCAATGGCAAATGTGCTAGTGAACAATATATTCTCTCCCAGCCTTCGGTTGCACAGGggtactaggcaagggtgccctttgtcacccctcCTTTTCAATTTAGCTTTGGAGCCATTAGCCATCAAGCTTCGTCAGGCCTTTCCAGGTATCGATATTGCGGGTGTTCCGCAGCATCTGGCTCTGTACGCGGATGACATGCTCCTCTTCGTGCAGGACGCCCAAGCGCACCTGCCTGACATTCTTCAGATTCTTGCTGAATTTGGCCTGTTCTCCGGTTATAAAGTCAATGTGCAAAAATCGGAGATCCTCTGGTTGAACCGCGTGGGGGGCTTGGATGCGGGGTACCCCTTCTCGGTAGCCAACCAGGATATCACATATCTGGGTATTAGGATTTCAGCTAACCCCAACAGACTATATGCTAACAATTTGACCCCTATTTGCGCGAAACTTCAGGCTCAGATGAACAGCTGGAGATCTCTTCCACTTTCATTGTCGGGAAGGGTGGCCCTACTCAAGATGGTGGTACTCCCCCGATTGCTCTATCCATTGCTCATGCTCCCCTTACTTTTGAACAAATCCGATATCAAACTCTTAAATTCGGCAGTGAGAGcctttatctggcaggggaaaaaatcAAGGATCTCAAGAGACAAGCTTAGCTTGCCCTTTCTCCACGGAGGTCTGGCGCTCCCAGACTTTCGGCTATACAATTGGGCCGCACTGACCCGACTGGTGGTGGATTGGCAGGTTGGCACTGGACACTTTTGTCGTACAAATCTAGAACAGGCGGTACTGGGTAATGTCTCTTTGGCTTACCTTCCACACGTGCCAGACGCAAGATCCCTGCGACCCCTGGGTCTTAGCATGCTATACAAAGACCCCTTGAAGGCCTGGTTACTGGCACATAAATACATGGGTAAAACTTGTCATGCCTCTCCTTACTTACCTATTAGGAGAAACCCAGACTTTCCGGCAGGCTCTGAGACCCTGCCTTTTCGCATTTGGGAGACGCGGGGGCTGTCTTCACTTAAACACTTGTTAGACCCGCTAACAAAAACTATCAAAACATTTGGGGCTTTGCAGAGAGATTACAATATAAAAAGAGCTCATTTCTATGCCTACTTACAGGTCTGTCACTATGTGGGGGCGCTGATCAGAGACGGTGCAGATTTTTGGGAGGGCTCTCCCTTCCGCCTTTCTCAGACACTATATGTCATGGGAAGGTTCTCGCTTTCGGAAATTTACCATACACTCCTACACCACCTTTCCACTTCTCATCAGTCTTCGATACAGGCAGGTTGGGTTAGAGAGGGTATGAGAGAGGTCTCTTGGATAGAAGTAAGGAACAGCTTGGAAAAAAACAGGAAAGCGACTTTGTCAGCTTCGTACAGAGAATCTCAAATACGTTTCTTGCACAGGGCCTATCTCACCCCAAGGGCACTGGCAAAATGGGTTCCATCCTGCCCGAACAGGTGTACCAAATGCGCCTTAGCTAACCCCGGGCTTTTCCATTACATATGGGATTGCCCCCCAATTAGGCAATACTGGGGTAAGATACAATTCTGGTTGAGAAGGCGGTTACAGATACAGATTGACATACTCCCTGAGACTATAATATTTCTGTTGTGGGATGAGAGACTCCGGCAACAGGACTCGATACTAAGCCTAGTTATTTTAGTGGCTAGGAAACACTTACTACAACACTGGATAGCAGACAAAGGCCCCTCTTTTAGAGGTTTCAAAAATCTGCTAAAATCACAAATTTTCATAGAACAGATGGATGTGAGACCCGATGTCCAGAATAGATTAAGTCTGTTCCTacgtaaatggcgcagacttatactcACTTTTGAGCTGGAGGTCCAGAGGCTAATTCTCAGACCATTTAAGGACTCAGTTGCCTTCATGGAGGACACACTTAGGGGAGACTGGGACCACTTACTCAACTAAAAATCTATAGGGGATATTATGTCAAACTCCGTATCCTCCCTGTATTCTTATCTCCCTCTCCACCCTCCTCCCCTATTATTACCACTACAatatcctttctttttttttttttttttctccccagccAGGCCTCAGCACTGTAGCGGTCCTGCCCTGACAGGTCCGTAACAGTTACCTCAGACAGAGGTTTTACTATTTGCACTTGTTAGTTAGGGTTATATTGTTTAGTTAGGTTTACGGTTTTGTACtttgaaaagaaaaaggaaaaagaagagttTGGGATCAGGACTTTTGCACCACTGCCATTCCCATTTTCGGACATATACTGAAATACAATTTTCAACTGTTATCCTTTTATGGTAAATAATGTGTTAAACATGGAACTTGTATTCTACCCTCTGACATTGTAATGAACAACCATTCACTGTTGTAATATGACAGCATCATGGAATCCtgttttatttgtgcattttgtcctccctaataaaaatgatattaaaaaaaaattaaaaaaataagagtaTTTTTCCAGTAACAACAGTTCCTGTGTCATTTTCTTCCACTCTAAAAAGTGGGTATAATACAAGCTTTCCATTTTCTCGCTATTAGAGATTTAGCCCCATTTATGCAGATCTGAATCAAGGAGAGTCTAAATTTGCATTGGGTTTGGGTATGTCATCAAATAGTATTGCCATGTGGGATAATTGAAACGCGGGGTCAACTAGTGGCTGCAGAGCCTTCTCAAGAGAGTTCCAATAGGGTTGCAGAggggggcatgaccaccaaatatgtgacaAGGTTCCAATGTCTCCACAGGAATTTCAAGTAAGGTGTGCAGCTGAAATAAActgcattctaattgccaaaaagcaatgtcaaagtcatgcatgtctgctctttctgaacaaaggggatctcagagaagcttttacaaaatTTGTCATTAGGGTTACCAGGtgttctccacaaaaatactggactctAGGTGACTGGGCAGTATAGTAGGTTGAGTCATGCAATACCTCCCATTAGCCCCCACTCTTGATCtatccatgtatatttttcacaattcaGCAGCCATTTTGCCCTTTGGCTGACAGTAACATACAATCAATAATGTTGCCTTTTTGATTGCTAGTTACACAATCGTGATTTGACCCAGTTGACTGCCACTTAATTCTTCCTGCTCCCTATTTGTAATGCATTAAAGCATAGGAGACCTCACGATTAGCTAAAACTCTGGAACTTTAAAACACTGATCATTTAAGTGTCGTgtaattttttgaatattttacagtacaGTCTGCAGGAATACTGGTATagccggttgaatactggacatctAGCAACCTTATTTGTCATATGATTGCAGtagttatatgtaaataaattcagtaagaaacccaaagtttgcaaaaagttAATGATTTATTTTATGTGATTGTATATGGCGGCCAAATAgttgcattaaatataccaaaaagggcctagatcaataccttaggttgtcttatgGTAAATAAAAAATCATGGTTTCCATCAGAGATTTACTTCATACATATTTACACCAAATGTTTTATGCGTAAGGATTACCTTGGGTTGATAACAGTATATGGGATGGTGCTTAATACATATTTTGTGTAGCATTTCTGGGAtccacatatttttattatttattggagATAATATTTAATCATATGGTTCTGGCACAGTCTATTTTAATGTGtctctaaggccctgatattcaaagattctccacctTGAAGAGAAACTGTAGTTTATAATTCACAGGGGCTGAAcacactgaatattcaaaagaaaaaaggcagaaCTCTCTATCACTGCAAGATTTCTCCCATTTatctatgtgaaggagagacaaggccagtgcaatatagcactgcatgatatgagagttttgttacacttacattttgtgcaatgtattttatattgttttatatttcagATTGTGTACTTTCAttgttattgcatttaagctttacaCATTctcattttaatgcatttagatctagcagtgattttacaaattctgaaaaAGTAGCTTTTTGGGGTTTGGTAAAAAAAACATGGGTGTTTTCTAGCTTTTCAAAAGTTtctttgttactttaacaaattaggatcatattttgtatatttatgtgtatcttttacaaattacatggcacattgtatttgctgcattgtaaactaaaactgacagcttcagaaaatgggagggacagggcagttccctgggctaaaCAGGGGAGTTCACAGGGTATTTCTGAAGCTTtctcaccagtcttgtgaaattttgaaagtagtttaaacatgctgGTCTCCctgatttgtcttgccagctgtatCCAGGTgattgtaattgatgcaaacttagattttatatcagccccaggtgttctccagttaccttccctCTCCCATTGTGAAATTTTGTTGTTTCGttttatggaaggcatctcttTGATTTTTCTAGGTTCCTCCCttgttcttagaaaattcagtgagtacTGCCCTGTAAAGTGAGCACTATATTCACTCTCCAAACTAGATCATGTTTGATTATCTTGCCCATAGGACGTAATGATGTTCTCTTGGAAAATGAAGCTAAcagttttcagttttaatttaaatagaagaaatacaaagtgcaatctaGTTTGcgaaagatacacataaatatacaaagtataagcctagtttgttaaagttacacagaaactgtgaaagcaatATCAGAATTTGTCAAATCACAATCCTAAAAACACTGCTGTGTACAAAATACAATACAAGATAGAGAGtgcaaaatataaatgtaataaaatgtaatctgaaatgtaaagtgatatagaatacaaagcacaaagtgtaaatgcagcagaactgtcatattTTCTCTCTTACGCATCCAGAAATGTAGAGAACgctccttggagaagtaaagcaaaacttTCCTTTTGAAAATTtaactagggatctcacagtgctggatccTTTTAGAATAGCTAACTTgagtggagaggttttgaatatcatggCCATAGCATGCATGTGTAATCATAACATATCATTAAGTTCTGAATATTGGGTGTTAATTGTTAATGTAAAATGGTAGACATTTTTGGAaaacaaagggacagtctagtcaaaattaaactttcatgttttagataggccatgaaattttaaacaacttttcaatttacttgttgaAGGTCGCCACTTATCTGGAGGAGCCAGTCTGGGCTTGAgactacagacaacaaggctagccatggttatGATATTAGTAtacaaatgcattgttttgcagttgttatcagctacATTCAATTAGAAAaatatgtgtagcagggttagccttgcgaAGTAACTAATGGTGCAATTCCAGCTCTGAGAATAACAATTTtgagagataaattacatgaagagagggcaaaatagataatgaaagtatattgaaaagttgtttaaattacgcataactaaacattttatattgaaatcttaaggtgtttactgttcctttaaatcttcattaaagggacactgattcagatagagcatgacattttaagcaactttctaatttactcctattatcaaattttcttcattctcttggtatcttttttgaaaatgtaagtttagatgccggcccatttttggtgaacaacctgggttgttcttgctgattggtggataaattcatccaccaataaaaaaaagtgctgtccagagtctgtaccaaaaaaaaaagcttttgccttctttttcaaataaagattgcaagagaacgaagaaaagttgataataggagtaaattagaaagttgcttaaaattgcatgctctatctgaatcacgaaaaaaaaaacatttgggttcagtgtccctttaacagtattgtGAACAATGTTCGTCTAATAATATGCAGTAAAATGTTggattttataataataatgtgaGGAGAACACATTTTTGGCTTTAACATGCAGTGACATGTTTTCCATAAAATGAACATTTGTTGCAAACTCTACTCAAATAGACGTCTTAGGAATGATTTCTGTACTGCTGATAGTCGACTAGGGACATTTTTCTTGCGTATTGTCTTCAGACATGGCTTCTTTAGAGGAGCAGTTTTTCTCGGAGTCTGAAGACTTTTGGCAAGCTTAACATGTTCATTGCAGAAGTATTTGACGTTGTTCTCCGACAGGTAGATTAACATATTTTCCGAAAGGCCCATGCACTGAGAGTGCACCCAGTGACCACCTTCATTGGAGCAATAGATCATAGATGGTTTGTTGAGTTCTGTGGAATAGAATGGTACCCAAGTGTTAATGTCAACCTGGCAGTCAGTGCAACATGTGATCCAGTAACCCGTCTCTGATTCGTCTTCTTCATCATCTTCATTATAAGTGTCCTCATCAAACAGGTTTCCATCATTGTTAAATGTGAACTCTTCAGAATCTTCTAGTGGCATAGAATCCTCCAGCTCCTCTGTAGAGCCTTGGCTGCAACTCTGCATTATTTGCTCATCCTCTCCAAAGTTTAAAATGTACAGGAAATAGCTGGATTCTGAGCATGGGTGTTTATTATCTCCTGGGATTACTAATAACACTGCACCACGTCCCATATCCCCCCCAAACCATGTCTTGCTTTGTTTAATTTCGCCTGTCCATTCAGGTGTCTCAGATTTCTGAATGTCAATGGTGTCTTCTTTTATGCAAACTCTGTTGCAaataaatcttttttgactgtcagACTCATATCCGCCAACTATCATAAATTCTTCAAGACTGATCTGTGTTGCTATTGCACTAG
The nucleotide sequence above comes from Bombina bombina isolate aBomBom1 chromosome 7, aBomBom1.pri, whole genome shotgun sequence. Encoded proteins:
- the RAG2 gene encoding V(D)J recombination-activating protein 2 is translated as MCLKIVTAVNNSSLIQPGFSLLHFGSHVFFFGQKGWPKRSCPTGVFLLNLKCNELRLRSTTFSNNSCYLPPLRYPAITQLPSSSNDESTQYLIHGGKTPNNDISHKLYIMSMVPSVNKKIILCCMEKDLLGDIPEARYGHSINVVHSRGKSATVLFGGRSYVPLSKRTTENWNSVADCQPLIYLIDLQFGLSTSYNLPELQDGISFHVSLAKHDTVYIMGGHCIESNCRSTNIYKIKVDLPLGSPAVTCTVMQGSLSFSSAIATQISLEEFMIVGGYESDSQKRFICNRVCIKEDTIDIQKSETPEWTGEIKQSKTWFGGDMGRGAVLLVIPGDNKHPCSESSYFLYILNFGEDEQIMQSCSQGSTEELEDSMPLEDSEEFTFNNDGNLFDEDTYNEDDEEDESETGYWITCCTDCQVDINTWVPFYSTELNKPSMIYCSNEGGHWVHSQCMGLSENMLIYLSENNVKYFCNEHVKLAKSLQTPRKTAPLKKPCLKTIRKKNVPSRLSAVQKSFLRRLFE